Part of the Paenibacillus aurantius genome, CGGTAAAAAGCCGGCCGGCGGGATGCCGGCCAGCTCTCTAACGTTCCTTTATGGCCCTTCCAGCAGAACATCTGCCGCTTGGTACAAAAGCGAAGCGGCTTCGTGTGTGATTTGTCCGTCGGTCTCCAAGGATGCCACATGCTGCTTGAAGGCCCGGTACTGTTCGTGAAGCGCCTGCTTCTCTAAGGAATTGGCGATCCCGTCCGTCCCGATCCAGCCCTGCTCCCTAAGCAGGTTTACCAGCTTTTGCAGGCTATTGTTGTCCTGGATGGCGGTAACGAATACCGTCCAGGTTTTCGTTAATCCGTTTTCAGCCCGGATTCTATAGTGTACCGGATCGCTGTAGTCGGCGGGTCCCGTAGGGGTAAGAAGCGACGCTCCCTCGGACAAGCTAACGGTAGGACTTAAACTCGTGAGATCAGAACCATAGACTATCGAAACGACGGTTTTCTGTTCGGTTGAGATAAACGCATTCCCGATTTGATCCTTCACTTGGAAGCCTGTAATATCCGTGCCGGCGGCAAAGGGCTTTAACCGCTTCTCTGAGGAAGTGCGTACCGTTCCGTCTTTTCCATACACATCAAAGTAGAAACGGAACGGGGCATCGGATTCCACCTTGACGGTAAACTCATAAGGATAGGTGGCCTTTTGCGTTACCTGCCATTCCCCATCTCCAATACGATAGTGCAGCGAGACATGATCGGTTGTGTCCGGCATATCTGTCACATAAGTATACGCGTGGTAGAACGTTGGATTCGTCTGCAGCACCGCCCCTGCCCCGAAATCGGCGCCGCCCGCCGCCTGAACAACGGTTTCGCCGACTGGACGTGTCATCTCCTGCGAGGAATCGATTGCCGCGAAGGCCGGCGCCTTCACCTCCGGTTGATTCATGACCAGTCCGACCAATCCATGGGCGGGAACCGTGAGGGTAACCGCTCCGCCGGATACCGTCACAGTCGAGGCGTTGCCTTGGGCGTCATACAATGTTGCGTTCCCCTCCAGCAGCGCTCCCCCCAAAGCCTCCCCAAAATGAACGGTTGTCGTGATGGCCGCCGACTCTTCATTCATCAGCGCGACACCAAAGGCTCCGTCCTTGCGGGCCGCCAGCCAATCGATCTGGATGTTATCTGTCGTCACAAGCCCGCGCTTCAGCCAAGGCCACATTCCCGTCTCACCGAAAAATTTGCCCGGCTCGCTTCCGAACTGGCGGTTGTTGAAGTAAGCGTACCCTTGCTGGCGCAGGAACGGGAAGTCGATCTGCCCGTCAGACCAATTCCAAGCCTGCGCGAACAAGTAATCCGTCAGCATGCCATAATAGACCGGGATATGATGATAATAGATGCTCGTAAGATCGGGTCCCACATAAGGGAACTCCGCCGATTTCTGGTGCATCATATATTGATTTTGATAATAGCCCGGGTAATTGGCGCCCCTGCCGAGAACGGCATTTCGGGCATACATCTCGAACGTATCGTCACCGGTCCATTTCGCCAGGCGCATTAAATCGGGTGCCCAGTTCGACATGGTAATGAAGCCGGAGTCGGTTCCCATAAACGTGCTTGCCTGTTCTACTCCTAGGCCGACGGGAGAAGGCATCCAGGCCGGAACCGTAACGTCCTGTAGATCGGCCAATTTCTCAGGATAACCCAACCGGTCCGAATATTCTCCCTTCCACCAGAAGTTCGCATTATTCAGGAATCCTCTCTCCCGGATCGCATCGGCATCGATCGTCAATTCCCCTTCCGGAACCGGGAAGGTCCGAAGCGTTGTCATCAGCATACGGGCCGATTGCGCCGCTCCATCCAAATATTTCGTCTCTCCGCTGATTTCATACAGATCCAGCAGAGCATTTAGATTCGGATAATAGCTCATGTAGATAAAGCTACCAAAATCAGGCAGGGTTCCTGGAGCAGCATAGACGACGTTCTGTAAGTATTGATCGGCCGCGGCTTTTGCCTTATCGAGATAAGCCGAATTCCCCGTGTACCGGTACATCCAGACATCGTCCGACCAGGCAGGGGCATTGCCGGCTGTTCCTTTAACGCCATTGTCAATGCCAACTTGCCGGAAGGCCGGGGATAGACCCTGGGTCATCTCGAACAAGCCGCCAAAGACACTGGTTCCGAAGCCCCCTATCGGCGACCCGATCGGGAGGGGATTGGGGAACGTTAAGGCTTGATGAGCTTCCGTATTGCCTTTGGACGTGAAATGCTGGTTCTTCCGGGTAAGCATCGAGGCCAGCGTCGGCAGAACCCGGCGTTCGTAGATAGCCGGATCTTCAGTCAACAGGTAAGCCTGCATGGTGGCGAGGGGATTGCTGGTGGTCACAACATTTTGGCCTTCCATGTTATAATGGCCCAACATATCCGAATCCCAGCCGCCGTAGTTATCGTCCATCATCAAGTCTTGAACGTTCAGGATAGTATCAGTCAAGGACGATTCCACGTTTTTGCGGTAATCCTCCAGGCCAAGAATATCTTGCGTCACATGCTGATACGTTTCGTACCAGCCTTGAAGCCGGGTCACGGGGCGATACGTAAAAGTGAAGGTTTCTCCTTGCGCCAGCTGGGAGTCCGGCAGTCCGAGCAGCGGGGCAAACAAGGAAGGCTGCACGCCGCGGTTTCTTCCCATGATCCCAAGGCCGAATTCTGAGTTGTCGTCGTACGCCCACCGAGGCTTAAGCGACTCAGGATCCGGGACGACGGCGTAGGTCACTTCCATCCCGTTCGCCAGCTGAGGCTTACCGGATAAGGTCATGGAACTTGACGCGCTGGAAGAGGTTTGTTCCGTATTGAGTACCGGATCCTCGGGCATTCTCTTGCCGTGATAACGGAACGGATTAAGCAAATAATCGACATCCTCCAAGCGCTGCTCCGTCCCGTTAAACATTCCGATGCTGTAGGCACCAGGCTGTTTGGCATGCAGCTTCAGGGTCACAACCGGTTCCATGGCGTCGTCCGGCAAGCTCCATTCCGCTTCCAGACGGGCCCTGTCATTCTCTGCCACGAGCACCGCTCCGTCTGAACCAAGGGGGGATACCGAAGACGGAATCATCCACTGGGGCAATCCCCCTTCGAAGGCATTGACGGTCACGAGCCGGATTTCCTTGCCGCCATCTTCCACTTCCGTCGAGAAGATCGGACTTTGCTGGGCCATGCCGGCAGGCTCACTTTCCTCCCCATACAGAAGGAGATAGCCGAATTCGTCCGTTCGGGAATCGACCGGCACGAAGGTTCCGTTATGGTTCACATAGGTGCGTTTCTGTATGACGTTCCCTTGAGGAGTGGATACCTCATAAAATTCCACCCGTACATGGTCGTTTTCCAGGGTATGAACTTGAGAGGGTTCGGCACCGGTTTTTGCCCAGGTTGGGTAATCCAAACGATCCTGGAAAACATAACTCGGCTTCGCGATTTCCAATAGTTCCCGATAGGTGCTTGGAGGTGTGAAGTTCAAGTCGTTCGTCAGAAAGATGCCGTCCGTCCGGGCATAATAGCCTGACGTATCATGAAGCTTCAGCACGTTCGTTCCGGGTGTCAGCTCGACTGTGCCGCCATCCTCCCATGCCCAGCCGTTGATGCCGTGCTTTCCGAAGGTTTTGGCCACCGGCTGCCCGTTCACATCCACATTGAAGAAGCGGGTCCCCTGCCGTGCAGAAAAGTCACGGGATCGAACCCATATTTTATAGGTTCCGGAGATCGGCGCTTCAAACCGGGCGACGGCAGGTCTCGCTGTAGACGGATCGAACACGGCGTCATCGTCCTTCGTCATTCCGATCAGATTGACCGTGCCGAAGGCGGATTCATAGCCTTGAAGCGTCCAGGTACCGAACTCTTCGAAGCTTCCCGAGCGCAGGAACACTACGTCCGACGGCGGCGGGCCTTCCGATACCGGGCGGGATGCCGCCAGGTCAGTCTTCAGCGTGGCATAGGTCTCGCTCGGGACGAACTCCGGGTCCGCTGTAAACAACAAGGCGGCCACACGGGGACCTGCTGCCGACGTGTCGGTAAGGGATAACGCCGCGGAGCCTGAAGCCAGGTTCACCCGGCCGCCTTTTTCCCACTTCCAGCCAGCTGTTCCGTGATCCCCTAGCGTTTCAGAGACGACCTGCCCGTTCACAGCTAAGGAGAAGTGTCCGCTTCCCGTCCCATTATCCCGGGTATACGCCCACACCGTATAGATGCCTGGCGTCTCTACCGTTAAAGACGCCTCTGCCGCCATCGCTGAGGCGGGTTGCCCGTCTTCTTTCCCTTTCAGCGCGACACCACGGAGCGCTTCCGTAGTACTATCAATCGTCCAGGTCCCCAATCGGCTCTCGAACTGCTCGGGGACTACGAAGTAATTAGAGAAATACCCGGGCATGTTGAAAATATACGGAACGTCTTCGTATGGCGAGAGTGGAGTCTTGGGCTGAGGAGACTCCAGCTGTGTCTTAAGCGTCGTATAGTTCTCATTGGGTACGAAGTTGGGATCCGTCGTCAGGACGATTCCATCCACCCTTGGATAGTAGGCGGAAATGTCCTGCAAAGCCACAGCCGCTTCGCCGGCGTTAAGTTTTACCCTTCCGCCTCTCTCCCACTTCCAGCCATGGAAGCCGTGGGCCCCAAACTTGTAAGGAAGCGTATACCCGTTGAAGCTCATCGTAAATTGCCTTTGTCCCGTAAAGGTGTTGAAATCCCGGGTGTGGGCCCATACATAATAGACGTCTGATGAGGCAATGGAGACGGATGTGCTGGTGGGCCTCGTGGCGCTAACATTCCGGTCGGTGCGGCCGACCAACGTTTTCCCGCGCAGCGTTCCGTCTGAAGCCTGGATCAACCATGTGCCGAGGTTGGATTGGAAATGCTCCGGAACAAGGAAATAACGTTGATGATCGCCAGCTTGATTGGAAATGTTCGGCATATTTGTGATGACAGGTGTTTCTGCCTGTACCGAAGCGAACGGGGCGCTCAAGGAAATGATCAAGGTCCACAGCAACAAAAAGGACAGCCTTCTTCTCTTCATGCTAATTTAACCCTCCCTATCCTCAAAATCGGCTTGTTGCATGCTCAAACATGGCCGGCCGCAGCTTCTTTCGATTCTAGAAGCTGCGGCCGGCGGCCTAATCTGCGCTGAAAGGATTTTACTTTTGAGTGCTGGCGATATAGTCGTTCATCTGCTTGACATATTCCTTGCCGCCTTTTTCATACCACTGAGCGAGAAGCTTGTCGAAATCGCTGACCGGCAGCTCCCCGATCATGATTTTCGTTATGGTTTCATCCCAGATCAGCTTGAAATCCATAAACTTCGGTTCCTTCGCTGCGGGTGGAATGTAGCCTTGATCCAAGGAGAAAGCAACCGTCTCAATCGACCGGTCTACCCATGGCTTGACTTTGTTCCGGGTGGCCTCATCCAGTTTGGCGTCAATAAAGAAGTCTCCGTCATTCGCTCTTCTGACGATGGATTTTCTCCATGGAGCGCTAACCCCGTCGATGTACTTCCGCTGTCCGTTCTCTTTGTTGTATTCGACGCCCTCCACGCCGTACTTCACCATATCGAAGCCTTCGTCCGATAGCAGCCAATCGAGTACTTGAAGGGCCCGGTCCGGATGCTTCGCGTTGTTCGTTACCCCCCAGACACCGAAGATCGCCGTACCGTAGGAGACCCCCTTCAGCTGGCCCTGTTTATCCTTGATGAAGATATAAGAAATCTCCGTGTTCGGATTGAGCTCCTTCCCTTTCTTCTCTGCGCCGGGAGCATTCCCCGCAAATTCGTAGCGGATACCGGTCATCCCGCGTTGAAAACGGTCTATCGAAGCGTTCCGGTCGATGACGGCCGAATCCGGATCGACCAGCTTTTCCTTGAACGCCATCTGGGTATAGGCGAGTACGTCTTTGTATACGGTGGAATTCTTGTCATACATCGGCGTCATGTAGGCATACTCTCCCCCATTCGTCTTCTGCCAGCCCAAGTTGCCGAATTGGGAAGAAAGAATGGGGTCGATCATCTTCGTCGTGTTTAAGTACCCCGCAAATCCGAACGTATCGTTCTTGCCGTTCTTGTCAGGATCGTTAAAGGTAAACTTGCGCATGATGTCCGTAAACTGCTCGATTGTCACTTCCCGGTTAGCCGGCATCTGAAATCCGATGTTCTTCAGCCAGTCTTCGCGGATTATAAAACCGTCGTTCCGTGCGACAGACGTGCGGGGAACCCCATAAATCTTCCCGTCACGTTTCGTTTCGAGCGCTTCCCAAGAGACATCGTACGTATATTTCTTGATGTTGGGCAGCTGATCCAGATACTTGTTAACGGGAATAACCACCCCTTCGTCAACGGCATTCAGGAACGATTCGTCCGTTTCGGACGGAAACATGACAAGATCGGCATAATCTCCGGACACGAGCGACAGCTGCAGCTGCTCTTTATATCCGCTCGACGGAGGGACGATCCATTTCAGCTCAACATTGAGTGCTTTCTCGAGCTTGTCGAATATAGCCTTGTCGGCCGGCGCAATGTCGGCTGACGAGAAGTTAGCCATAATCTTAATCGTGACCTTCTCCTTCGGTCCGGCGGATCCATCCGGACTCGTCTTTGGAGCGTCGCCTCCTGAGCTGCTGCCAGAGCAAGCCGCCAGCGCAAGCAGGGCCGTGGTCATCCCTAAGCCGATCATACCTCTGAATGAACGCTTCATTGCCGTACTCCCCTCAATCTTTTTTTTCTATAACAAAGGCATGGCCTCTATTACCGAATCGTTAGCCTTTGACCGAACCCAGCATGATGCCTTTGACGAAATATTTCTGGACGAACGGATAGACGCAGAGAATCGGAATCATCACGAAGATCAGCGTGGCATATTGGAGGGTGACGGGGGTGATGTTCAGATTTGCCGCTTCCGCCGCATTGTCCCCCGCACCGGTCGAGATGGAAGTCAGTTTGGCCCCTTCGATGATCTCCCGGAGAAACAGCATGAGCGGCCACTTGTCTACATCCCGGATATACACGATGGCGCTGTAGAAGTTATTCCAATAGCCCACGGCAGTAAACAAACAGAGCGTGGCAATGATGGGACCCGACAGCGGGACGACGATGCGGAAGAGGATATAGGGATCCGAGGCGCCGTCGATGCGTGCCGCTTCTTCGAGTTCTTCCGGGATATTTTCCATGAATGTCTTCATCAGGATGAGATTGAATCCGGTAAGCAGCGCCGGTATGACGAGAGCGGCCAATGTATTGATCAACCCGAGTGAACGCATCAAGTAGTAATTCGGGATCAGGCCACCGTTGAACAGCATCGTGAAGACAACGGCGATCATGATGAGGTTGCGGCCGCGCAGATGCTTCTTGGACAGCGGGTAAGCAGTAAGAATGTAGAGAAGAATGCCGAGCAGCACGCCGGAGACCGTAACCACGATCGTATTCCAGTAGCTGCTCCAGAGCACCGGATGGCCAAAAATTTCCTTGTACGCTTCGAAAGTCACCTGTTTCGGCCAAATGCGCATCGGGTTTTCCACGAAGGCGGAATAGGAGCTGATGGAAACGACGAAGACGTTGACGAACGGGTAAAGCATGAGCAGGGTAATAATGGTGATGACCGTATTGTTTAGGATGTCAAAAAGACTGACCCTTCGCAGCCGCATTCGCTTCCCTCCTACCATATTGATTTTCCGCTGATTTTTCGTGCCGCATAATTCGCCGAAAGGATCAGAACGAAGCCGACTACACTTTTGAACAAGCCGACTGCCGTGGCGTAAGACAGCCGTCCATCCTGTAACCCGATCCGGTAGGTATAGGTTTCGAAAATATCGGCGGTCTCGTAGGTTACCGGGTTATACAGCAGAAAAACCTGCTCGAATCCGTTGTCCAGGATGTTGCCCAGGTTTAAAAGCAGCAGGATGATAATCGTCGTCGCGATTCCCGGAATGGTAATGTAGCGAATCCGCTGCAGCCTTGAGGCTCCGTCAATCTTGGCTGACTCGTACAAGGTGGGATCGATGCCGGTCATGGCTGCCAAGTAAATGATGGTCCCCCATCCGACACCTTTCCAGATTTCGGCGCTCACGATGATACTTCGAAAGTAGCCGGGCTCCATCAGAAACTTAACCGGCTCGTGGCCGAAAGAGGTGATGATCTGGTTCACCAGCCCGGACGTGGGAGAGAGGAAGTTGATGACAATGCCGGCCAGCACCACCCATGAGATAAAATGAGGCAAATATAGAATCGTTTGGGTGATTCTCTTAAAAAGCATCTGCCTGACCTCATTGAGCATAAGCGCCAAGAGAATCGGAGCAGGAAAGCCCCAAAGAATCTGATAAACACTTAACAGGATCGAATTTCTCAATACCCGGATAAAATGGGCGGACTGAAACAGCGTCTCAAAGTTTTGAAAGCCGACCCAGTCACTACCCCAGATGCCTTTCACGATGCTCAACTTTTTGAAAGCGATTACGATTCCGAACATCGGAACGTATTTGAAGATCAGCAGGTACAGAAGTCCGGGAATTAGAAAGACATACAGCCATTTGTTCTTGATCAGGTATCTCATGAAGCTTTCTTTCTTTATCGTTAGCACTCTCTGCGTTGGAAGGGCTCCTTGCCGGATCCCGGGATTGGATGGTTCCACCGTACCTCTCTCCTCCCCTTCTTAAATGACTTACCCTGAGTATATAAGCCGCAGGACCAAATAAAAATTCCCCTCCCTTTACAAATGGTGAGGGGATGTAAACGCTTTTATGAATTCGCGCCTAATCTGTGGGAGAAAATCAAGATTTGGTGGGAGACCGTCAACATTAGGTCTGTTTCGGAATTCGCATTTCGACTAACGTTCCCTCCCCTTCTTTTCCGAATATCCGTAATCCATAAGGCTCTCCGAAGATTAGCCGGATTCTTTGGTTCACGTTGCTGAGCCCGATATGCTCGTCTTCTTTTATTTCATTGGATTGAAAGCCCAGGTTGATTCTATCCGCCAAAGCTTGACTGATGCCTACGCCATTGTCCTTGATCTTCAGCACGACGGCATTCGTTTCCTCGTATCCGATAATCGTGATCATGCCCGGCCGGTCGGATGGTTTGATGCCGTGATAAATGGCGTTCTCAATAATCGGCTGCAAGGTGAGCTTGACCGTTAAGTAGTCGAGAATACTGCCGTTGATCTTCCAGGCCACTTCCAGCTGGTCTTTATAATGAAGCTGCTGAACCTCGACATACAAGCGGGCATGCTCCATCTCCGTCCGCAGCGGAATGATGTTTTCTCCTCGGGAAAGGCTCAGCCGCAGCAAACGCGACAAGGTATGAATCATGACCGACGCCTCGTTCTTGCCTTTGGTCAGCCGCATCACCTTCCAATTCACCGCTTCGAGCGTGTTGTAGAGCATGTGCGGGTTGATTTGCGCTTGAAGCGCTATGGCTTGGGCTTTGCTCATCATTTCGTAGCGTCGCCGTAACTCCTCTTCCATCTCTTTCTTCTGTTCGCTGGAGTCTTGGATGGTTGCGGCTATATATTTGATCTCGTTGACAGCCCCGGCTCCTTTAAAGTCCCTCATCGGAGGCTGGCTGTTCTTCAATAAAGAGAGAATTCCCCGGATCGGTTGGTAAGTCTTGACCGAAACGAGAAAAGCAATAAGCAGGCTGGACACCACTCCGATGGCAATCAGGAGAACGATAAAGGACCGAAGCTGGCTTTGTCTGGATTCGTAATGCTTAAGCGGAACGATGGAAAAGAAGGTCCATTCCCCCCGGGAGGAAGGCACCGCCGTTACGACATGATCCATTTTTTCGAAGGAAAGGATGCTGGAATAAGTGGAGCCGAGGAACGGCATCGGCAGTTGGGGGTGCTGGCTCTTTAGCTGCTGATTGATCAGGAGTTGATCCTGAGTAAAGACAATTCTTCCTTCCCGGTCCACGATATAGATTTCTTGTTCGGGTGTTATCTCTTTAAGCAGGGGTGCCAATTGCTCGGAGCCGATATTCATGATCAGCCCCCCTTCTTGTTTGGAGCCGGTTACCGGCAGCTTACGGAAGAGAACGAGGTAGTGTTCGAACGTATCCCTAACTGGCTTAGGAAGCGTACGGATCCAGAAGTTCCGCCCGTCTCTTCTGGTTGAGAACTCGTCGTACCACCATTGATGATCAAACTTGTCTAATGTTCCTCCGCTTGTCTCGGAGAGCAAATAATCATTCTTTCCGGATCCGGAATACAGCTGTATGGTCTCTACATAAGGATTTGTCAGGATGGAGATACCGAGGATGTGTTGAATTCTCCTTATTCTGGAAATGGTGGAATAGTCCAAAGGGTAATCGAAGAGGTCTTCCTTGAGAAATACTTCAATGTCGGGGTCGTTGCCAAGACGGATGCTGAGGCTTTCGGCTTCCGCCATAATAAGATCAACGTTATCGCGGATTCGGGTTAGTTCGTTGAGGCTGGCGCGGCTGATTTCCTCCCTCATCGACGAATCGTTGTAGATAAACACGAGATAATGCAGGCAAACCAAGGGGACCATGAGAAGAAAGAAAACCACAATGAAGGTTTTGATAAAAATGCTGTTGAATTTGTAAGTCTTGATATCGGTCCACAACGTCGGCTTTCCTTTCATAACCGCCCCTCTTTCGTTCCCGCCGCTTGTTACCCTAAGCCTTCCCGGTACTCGCTCGGCGAGCATCCCTTGTATTTTCGGAACAGCTTATAGAAATGCCGTACGTCTTTATAGCCTGCCTGTTCGCAAACCTCATAGATCTTCATATTGGTACTTTGCAGCAGATGGGCCGCTTGGTTAATTCGGATGTTCGTTACGTAATCGGAGAAGCTCTCCCCTGTCTCCAGCTTGAATAAACGGCTTAAATAGACAGGATTAAGATAAACATGATTGGCCACTTCCTGTAAGGTGATCTCCTTGCCGGCATTGGCCTTTACAAATTGCTTGGCCTGCGTGATGACCCTTCTCTCCGTTTCGGCGGAGCCGCCTGCCTCTCTCCGGCCCAACTCCTTCAGGAGGGAATGACTAATTTGTTTTATCTCCTCCGGATTCTCGGATTTGCAGAGCTGCATCAGCCGGGCGCTGCCGCTGTCGTGCGCATACACGGAATCCAGGCTTCCGAACAGCTGGATT contains:
- a CDS encoding extracellular solute-binding protein — encoded protein: MKRSFRGMIGLGMTTALLALAACSGSSSGGDAPKTSPDGSAGPKEKVTIKIMANFSSADIAPADKAIFDKLEKALNVELKWIVPPSSGYKEQLQLSLVSGDYADLVMFPSETDESFLNAVDEGVVIPVNKYLDQLPNIKKYTYDVSWEALETKRDGKIYGVPRTSVARNDGFIIREDWLKNIGFQMPANREVTIEQFTDIMRKFTFNDPDKNGKNDTFGFAGYLNTTKMIDPILSSQFGNLGWQKTNGGEYAYMTPMYDKNSTVYKDVLAYTQMAFKEKLVDPDSAVIDRNASIDRFQRGMTGIRYEFAGNAPGAEKKGKELNPNTEISYIFIKDKQGQLKGVSYGTAIFGVWGVTNNAKHPDRALQVLDWLLSDEGFDMVKYGVEGVEYNKENGQRKYIDGVSAPWRKSIVRRANDGDFFIDAKLDEATRNKVKPWVDRSIETVAFSLDQGYIPPAAKEPKFMDFKLIWDETITKIMIGELPVSDFDKLLAQWYEKGGKEYVKQMNDYIASTQK
- a CDS encoding carbohydrate ABC transporter permease, whose amino-acid sequence is MRLRRVSLFDILNNTVITIITLLMLYPFVNVFVVSISSYSAFVENPMRIWPKQVTFEAYKEIFGHPVLWSSYWNTIVVTVSGVLLGILLYILTAYPLSKKHLRGRNLIMIAVVFTMLFNGGLIPNYYLMRSLGLINTLAALVIPALLTGFNLILMKTFMENIPEELEEAARIDGASDPYILFRIVVPLSGPIIATLCLFTAVGYWNNFYSAIVYIRDVDKWPLMLFLREIIEGAKLTSISTGAGDNAAEAANLNITPVTLQYATLIFVMIPILCVYPFVQKYFVKGIMLGSVKG
- a CDS encoding ABC transporter permease, translating into MRYLIKNKWLYVFLIPGLLYLLIFKYVPMFGIVIAFKKLSIVKGIWGSDWVGFQNFETLFQSAHFIRVLRNSILLSVYQILWGFPAPILLALMLNEVRQMLFKRITQTILYLPHFISWVVLAGIVINFLSPTSGLVNQIITSFGHEPVKFLMEPGYFRSIIVSAEIWKGVGWGTIIYLAAMTGIDPTLYESAKIDGASRLQRIRYITIPGIATTIIILLLLNLGNILDNGFEQVFLLYNPVTYETADIFETYTYRIGLQDGRLSYATAVGLFKSVVGFVLILSANYAARKISGKSIW
- a CDS encoding sensor histidine kinase encodes the protein MKGKPTLWTDIKTYKFNSIFIKTFIVVFFLLMVPLVCLHYLVFIYNDSSMREEISRASLNELTRIRDNVDLIMAEAESLSIRLGNDPDIEVFLKEDLFDYPLDYSTISRIRRIQHILGISILTNPYVETIQLYSGSGKNDYLLSETSGGTLDKFDHQWWYDEFSTRRDGRNFWIRTLPKPVRDTFEHYLVLFRKLPVTGSKQEGGLIMNIGSEQLAPLLKEITPEQEIYIVDREGRIVFTQDQLLINQQLKSQHPQLPMPFLGSTYSSILSFEKMDHVVTAVPSSRGEWTFFSIVPLKHYESRQSQLRSFIVLLIAIGVVSSLLIAFLVSVKTYQPIRGILSLLKNSQPPMRDFKGAGAVNEIKYIAATIQDSSEQKKEMEEELRRRYEMMSKAQAIALQAQINPHMLYNTLEAVNWKVMRLTKGKNEASVMIHTLSRLLRLSLSRGENIIPLRTEMEHARLYVEVQQLHYKDQLEVAWKINGSILDYLTVKLTLQPIIENAIYHGIKPSDRPGMITIIGYEETNAVVLKIKDNGVGISQALADRINLGFQSNEIKEDEHIGLSNVNQRIRLIFGEPYGLRIFGKEGEGTLVEMRIPKQT